A stretch of Lathyrus oleraceus cultivar Zhongwan6 chromosome 6, CAAS_Psat_ZW6_1.0, whole genome shotgun sequence DNA encodes these proteins:
- the LOC127096779 gene encoding zinc finger protein JAGGED encodes MRPQGNPLDLNNLPDEYSRDHGKQLLEDTDPPGCRKKKNGGKEGKEECGKVYECRFCSLKFCKSQALGGHMNRHRQERETETLNHARQLVFRNDHNIAPQPPSHLVGCCPPPIATGGYIPANTMGVDPTMPPRFPRYFSGSSSSSHIPAPPPQPPQPFLYSSPSRPVSFPAHLIPHHPMNEYHVGHVMSNSHGHSHQQQYGGHGQHNFGGGESNYTCIGAPVGQGFSGGVGGGGGGGKDHHQEEAGGGGALNWGRSYSGTQQQHRLDSHSAAINRFQDGF; translated from the exons AT GAGACCACAAGGAAACCCTTTAGATCTTAACAATTTGCCTGATGAATACTCTCGAGATCATGGTAAACAACTCCTTGAAGACACCGATCCACCCG GTTGTAGGAAAAAGAAAAACGGCGGGAAGGAAGGAAAAGAAGAGTGTGGGAAGGTCTATGAGTGTAGATTTTGTTCCCTCAAGTTCTGTAAATCTCAGGCTCTTGGAGGGCACATGAACCGTCACCGACAAG AAAGGGAAACAGAGACACTTAACCATGCTCGTCAGTTAGTCTTCAGAAATGATCATAACATTGCACCACAACCTCCTTCTCACCTTGTAGG ATGTTGTCCACCACCAATAGCAACAGGTGGTTATATTCCAGCAAACACCATGGGAGTTGATCCAACAATGCCGCCGAGATTTCCGAGATACTTCTCCGGATCATCGTCTTCATCTCACATTCCCGCGCCTCCACCGCAACCACCACAGCCATTTCTATACTCTTCGCCTTCACGTCCGGTTTCATTTCCAGCACACTTGATTCCTCATCACCCGATGAACGAATATCACGTCGGACACGTGATGAGTAATAGCCACGGCCACAGCCACCAGCAGCAGTATGGTGGACATGGACAACACAACTTTGGTGGAGGTGAGTCGAATTACACGTGCATAGGTGCACCGGTTGGACAAGGATTTAGCGGCGGTGTCGgaggtggtggtggtggtgggaAGGATCATCATCAAGAGGAAGCAGGAGGAGGAGGAGCGTTGAACTGGGGAAGAAGCTACTCAGGAACACAGCAGCAGCATCGTTTGGATAGTCATTCAGCAGCGATCAATCGGTTTCAAGATGGTTTCTAA